A genomic region of Homo sapiens chromosome 4, GRCh38.p14 Primary Assembly contains the following coding sequences:
- the CBR4 gene encoding 3-oxoacyl-[acyl-carrier-protein] reductase isoform X5 has protein sequence MDKVCAVFGGSRGIGRAVAQLMARKGYRLAVIARNLEGAKAAAGDLGGDHLAFSCDVAKEHDVQNTFEELEKHLGRVNFLVNAAGINRDGLLVRTKTEDMVSQLHTNLLGSMLTCKAAMRTMIQQQGGSIVNVGFVHTDMTKDLKEEHLKKNIPLGRFGETIEVAHAVVFLLESPYITGHVLVVDGGLQLIL, from the exons ATGGACAAAGTGTGTGCTGTTTTTGGAGGCTCCCGAGGCATTGGCAGAGCTGTGGCCCAGTTAATGGCCCGGAAAGGCTACCGACTGGCGGTCATTGCCAGAAACCTGGAAGGGGCCAAAGCCGCCGCCGGTGACCTCGGCG GAGATCATTTGGCATTTAGCTGTGATGTTGCTAAAGAACATGATGTTCAAAATACATTTGAAGAGCTGGAGAAACATTTAGGTCGAGTAAATTTCTTGGTAAATGCAGCTGGTATTAACAG GGATGGTCTTTTAGTAAGAACAAAAACTGAAGATATGGTATCTCAGCTTCATACTAACCTCTTGGGTTCCATGCTGACCTGTAAAGCTGCCATGAGGACTATGATTCAACAACAGGGAGGGTCTATTGTTAATGTAG GATTTGTACACACAGATATGACGAAAGACTTGAAAGaagaacatttaaagaaaaatattcctcTTGGGAGGTTTGGAGAAACTATTGAGGTGGCACATGCGGTTGTGTTTCTTTTAGAATCACCGTATATTACAGGGCATGTTCTGGTAGTGGATGGGGGATTACAACTCATTTTGTAA
- the CBR4 gene encoding 3-oxoacyl-[acyl-carrier-protein] reductase codes for MDKVCAVFGGSRGIGRAVAQLMARKGYRLAVIARNLEGAKAAAGDLGGDHLAFSCDVAKEHDVQNTFEELEKHLGRVNFLVNAAGINRDGLLVRTKTEDMVSQLHTNLLGSMLTCKAAMRTMIQQQGGSIVNVGSIVGLKGNSGQSVYSASKGGLVGFSRALAKEVARKKIRVNVVAPGFVHTDMTKDLKEEHLKKNIPLGRFGETIEVAHAVVFLLESPYITGHVLVVDGGLQLIL; via the exons ATGGACAAAGTGTGTGCTGTTTTTGGAGGCTCCCGAGGCATTGGCAGAGCTGTGGCCCAGTTAATGGCCCGGAAAGGCTACCGACTGGCGGTCATTGCCAGAAACCTGGAAGGGGCCAAAGCCGCCGCCGGTGACCTCGGCG GAGATCATTTGGCATTTAGCTGTGATGTTGCTAAAGAACATGATGTTCAAAATACATTTGAAGAGCTGGAGAAACATTTAGGTCGAGTAAATTTCTTGGTAAATGCAGCTGGTATTAACAG GGATGGTCTTTTAGTAAGAACAAAAACTGAAGATATGGTATCTCAGCTTCATACTAACCTCTTGGGTTCCATGCTGACCTGTAAAGCTGCCATGAGGACTATGATTCAACAACAGGGAGGGTCTATTGTTAATGTAG gAAGCATTGTTGGCTTAAAAGGCAACTCTGGCCAGTCCGTTTACAGTGCCAGTAAAGGAGGATTAGTTGGATTTTCACGTGCTCTTGCTAAAGAGGtagcaagaaagaaaattagagtgAATGTAGTTGCACCAG GATTTGTACACACAGATATGACGAAAGACTTGAAAGaagaacatttaaagaaaaatattcctcTTGGGAGGTTTGGAGAAACTATTGAGGTGGCACATGCGGTTGTGTTTCTTTTAGAATCACCGTATATTACAGGGCATGTTCTGGTAGTGGATGGGGGATTACAACTCATTTTGTAA
- the CBR4 gene encoding 3-oxoacyl-[acyl-carrier-protein] reductase isoform X1 — MDKVCAVFGGSRGIGRAVAQLMARKGYRLAVIARNLEGAKAAAGDLGGDHLAFSCDVAKEHDVQNTFEELEKHLGRVNFLVNAAGINRDGLLVRTKTEDMVSQLHTNLLGSMLTCKAAMRTMIQQQGGSIVNVGHRREMLLHKRSIVGLKGNSGQSVYSASKGGLVGFSRALAKEVARKKIRVNVVAPGFVHTDMTKDLKEEHLKKNIPLGRFGETIEVAHAVVFLLESPYITGHVLVVDGGLQLIL, encoded by the exons ATGGACAAAGTGTGTGCTGTTTTTGGAGGCTCCCGAGGCATTGGCAGAGCTGTGGCCCAGTTAATGGCCCGGAAAGGCTACCGACTGGCGGTCATTGCCAGAAACCTGGAAGGGGCCAAAGCCGCCGCCGGTGACCTCGGCG GAGATCATTTGGCATTTAGCTGTGATGTTGCTAAAGAACATGATGTTCAAAATACATTTGAAGAGCTGGAGAAACATTTAGGTCGAGTAAATTTCTTGGTAAATGCAGCTGGTATTAACAG GGATGGTCTTTTAGTAAGAACAAAAACTGAAGATATGGTATCTCAGCTTCATACTAACCTCTTGGGTTCCATGCTGACCTGTAAAGCTGCCATGAGGACTATGATTCAACAACAGGGAGGGTCTATTGTTAATGTAG GCCACAGAAGGGAGATGCTGCTCCATAAAA gAAGCATTGTTGGCTTAAAAGGCAACTCTGGCCAGTCCGTTTACAGTGCCAGTAAAGGAGGATTAGTTGGATTTTCACGTGCTCTTGCTAAAGAGGtagcaagaaagaaaattagagtgAATGTAGTTGCACCAG GATTTGTACACACAGATATGACGAAAGACTTGAAAGaagaacatttaaagaaaaatattcctcTTGGGAGGTTTGGAGAAACTATTGAGGTGGCACATGCGGTTGTGTTTCTTTTAGAATCACCGTATATTACAGGGCATGTTCTGGTAGTGGATGGGGGATTACAACTCATTTTGTAA
- the CBR4 gene encoding 3-oxoacyl-[acyl-carrier-protein] reductase isoform X7: MVSQLHTNLLGSMLTCKAAMRTMIQQQGGSIVNVGHRREMLLHKRSIVGLKGNSGQSVYSASKGGLVGFSRALAKEVARKKIRVNVVAPGFVHTDMTKDLKEEHLKKNIPLGRFGETIEVAHAVVFLLESPYITGHVLVVDGGLQLIL, encoded by the exons ATGGTATCTCAGCTTCATACTAACCTCTTGGGTTCCATGCTGACCTGTAAAGCTGCCATGAGGACTATGATTCAACAACAGGGAGGGTCTATTGTTAATGTAG GCCACAGAAGGGAGATGCTGCTCCATAAAA gAAGCATTGTTGGCTTAAAAGGCAACTCTGGCCAGTCCGTTTACAGTGCCAGTAAAGGAGGATTAGTTGGATTTTCACGTGCTCTTGCTAAAGAGGtagcaagaaagaaaattagagtgAATGTAGTTGCACCAG GATTTGTACACACAGATATGACGAAAGACTTGAAAGaagaacatttaaagaaaaatattcctcTTGGGAGGTTTGGAGAAACTATTGAGGTGGCACATGCGGTTGTGTTTCTTTTAGAATCACCGTATATTACAGGGCATGTTCTGGTAGTGGATGGGGGATTACAACTCATTTTGTAA
- the CBR4 gene encoding 3-oxoacyl-[acyl-carrier-protein] reductase isoform X4 translates to MDKVCAVFGGSRGIGRAVAQLMARKGYRLAVIARNLEGAKAAAGDLGGDHLAFSCDVAKEHDVQNTFEELEKHLGRVNFLVNAAGINRDGLLVRTKTEDMVSQLHTNLLGSMLTCKAAMRTMIQQQGGSIVNVGHRREMLLHKRSIVGLKGNSGQSVYSASKGGLVGFSRALAKEVARKKIRVNVVAPELSQPLEF, encoded by the exons ATGGACAAAGTGTGTGCTGTTTTTGGAGGCTCCCGAGGCATTGGCAGAGCTGTGGCCCAGTTAATGGCCCGGAAAGGCTACCGACTGGCGGTCATTGCCAGAAACCTGGAAGGGGCCAAAGCCGCCGCCGGTGACCTCGGCG GAGATCATTTGGCATTTAGCTGTGATGTTGCTAAAGAACATGATGTTCAAAATACATTTGAAGAGCTGGAGAAACATTTAGGTCGAGTAAATTTCTTGGTAAATGCAGCTGGTATTAACAG GGATGGTCTTTTAGTAAGAACAAAAACTGAAGATATGGTATCTCAGCTTCATACTAACCTCTTGGGTTCCATGCTGACCTGTAAAGCTGCCATGAGGACTATGATTCAACAACAGGGAGGGTCTATTGTTAATGTAG GCCACAGAAGGGAGATGCTGCTCCATAAAA gAAGCATTGTTGGCTTAAAAGGCAACTCTGGCCAGTCCGTTTACAGTGCCAGTAAAGGAGGATTAGTTGGATTTTCACGTGCTCTTGCTAAAGAGGtagcaagaaagaaaattagagtgAATGTAGTTGCACCAG
- the CBR4 gene encoding 3-oxoacyl-[acyl-carrier-protein] reductase isoform X6: MDKVCAVFGGSRGIGRAVAQLMARKGYRLAVIARNLEGAKAAAGDLGGDHLAFSCDVAKEHDVQNTFEELEKHLGRVNFLVNAAGINRDGLLVRTKTEDMVSQLHTNLLGSMLTCKAAMRTMIQQQGGSIVNVGSIVGLKGNSGQSVYSASKGGLVGFSRALAKEVARKKIRVNVVAPELSQPLEF, from the exons ATGGACAAAGTGTGTGCTGTTTTTGGAGGCTCCCGAGGCATTGGCAGAGCTGTGGCCCAGTTAATGGCCCGGAAAGGCTACCGACTGGCGGTCATTGCCAGAAACCTGGAAGGGGCCAAAGCCGCCGCCGGTGACCTCGGCG GAGATCATTTGGCATTTAGCTGTGATGTTGCTAAAGAACATGATGTTCAAAATACATTTGAAGAGCTGGAGAAACATTTAGGTCGAGTAAATTTCTTGGTAAATGCAGCTGGTATTAACAG GGATGGTCTTTTAGTAAGAACAAAAACTGAAGATATGGTATCTCAGCTTCATACTAACCTCTTGGGTTCCATGCTGACCTGTAAAGCTGCCATGAGGACTATGATTCAACAACAGGGAGGGTCTATTGTTAATGTAG gAAGCATTGTTGGCTTAAAAGGCAACTCTGGCCAGTCCGTTTACAGTGCCAGTAAAGGAGGATTAGTTGGATTTTCACGTGCTCTTGCTAAAGAGGtagcaagaaagaaaattagagtgAATGTAGTTGCACCAG